In one Carettochelys insculpta isolate YL-2023 chromosome 6, ASM3395843v1, whole genome shotgun sequence genomic region, the following are encoded:
- the LOC142014107 gene encoding membrane-spanning 4-domains subfamily A member 4A-like — protein sequence MPELESQLHSFLRVQPRVLGAVLVVVGLLQVAFGTLFIIDNCVYADSVGTHFFPGILLFLAGIIAIAVDKAPSMGLAKASLVIQIIAAAVALVINFLYLRDLLSYLSFDCDAKDQLQNCRVHSQILVYCTGMRCIQLFTVTLGLCLTISLAAFGCKAVCYQDSEDNVPIVALSSRDVKADPK from the exons ATGCCggagctggaatcccagctgcacagcttccTCAGGGTGCAGCCCAGAGTCCTTGGG GCGGTGCTcgtggtggtggggctgctgcaggtggccTTCGGAACGCTCTTCATCATCGACAACTGCGTCTACGCAGATAGCGTCGGCACCCACTTCTTCCCAGGGATCCTG CTATTCTTGGCTGGTATCATTGCCATCGCTGTTGACAAGGCACCTAGCATGGGCCTG GCGAAGGCCAGTTTGGTGATCCAGATCATTGCAGCAGCTGTTGCCCTGGTGATCAATTTCCTCTACCTGAGGGACCTGCTCTCCTATCTCAGTTTTGACTGTGACGCCAAGGACCAGCTCCAGAACTGCCGGGTGCACAGTCAGATCCTG GTCTACTGTACAGGCATGAGATGCATTCAACTCTTCACGGTGACTCTGGGGTTGTGCCTCACCATTTCCCTGGCAGCGTTCGGCTGCAAGGCTGTCTGTTATCAGGACTCAGAAGACAATGTG CCTATTGTTGCCCTGAGCTCTCGTGATGTCAaagcagatcccaagtga